ggtttaatttattttctatctttttctagttttgaaaatttgaaccgagattaaagttaatctacatcgGTAGAATGAACATTAAAGAACACCATCAATTGATTCACGAGATAAACGTAAAGATAAACTTCACATTGTCTCACGTGTGTACAGTTACATGTTACATTACGATTTCGCGTCACTACAGACACTTACTAGATGTTGATGTTTCTAGGTGGCCTCGTTTTTCTTGAGCAAGAAAAACAATTATGCTACCGAAGCCTCCTTCGAGACCAAGCCTTTTCGCCTGCACAAACTGGACCAGGGCCCATCCACTCAGGTGACGGTAACCCGGGATGACGCTATCGAACTGTTTAAGAAGCTACATACGATACGTCGTATGGAAACGGCTGCCGGCAACTTGTACAAAGAGAAGATCGTTCGGGGTTTCTGTCACTTATATTCCGGACAAGTAAAGATCATCTCGCATggtttttgatatttatttagtttgaGATTACTTCAATCTTCTTTGTTGCATTTTCTTTACAGGAAGCTTGCGCAGTCGGCATGAAAGCGGCGATGAGATCCCAGGACGCTGTAATCACGGCTTACCGCGCACACGGCTGGACTTATTTGATGGGCATAGACGTATTTGGCGTCTTTGCAGAACTCACGGGCAGACAAGGTGGCAACGCCAAAGGCAAGGGTGGTTCCATGCACATGTATTCTAAGAACTTCTATGGAGGAAACGGCATTGTTGGCGCTCAGGTTTTACATTAAtcctaaaatttaattttaatatcgccaatgtgtaaatttttctttaatatttcaacgtGTTGTCGCTGCAATTAGGTGCCGCTAGGAGTTGGAATCGCCTTTGCACAAAAATACTTGAATAACGGCGGAGTTTGTCTAACATTGTACGGCGATGGCGCGGCCAATCAGGGACAGGTGTTCGAGGTGTACAATATGGCTAAGCTGTGGGACGTACCCTGCATCTTCGTCTGCGAGAATAACGGATACGGGATGGGTACCAGCGTGGAGCGTGCCGCGGCAAGCACGGAATATTACACCAGGGGCGACTATATTCCCGGAATATGGGTACGTTATCTCCTCTCCTAAGAGATTCGCGTTTTTATTTAGGTAAACGGGATTTACGATAGAAATCGTATCGTAGGTGGACGGGATGGATGTGTTAGCTGTGAGAGAAGCTACGAAATTCGCGATCGACCACTGCACGTCCGGTAAGGGACCGATCGTCATGGAGACTGTGACGTACAGGTACAGCGGACACAGTATGTCGGATCCCGGAACCAGCTATCGTACGCGAGAAGAGGTGCAGGAGGTTCGGCAGACTCGGGATCCTCTGACCAGCTTCAAGGAGAGAATCTTAAATGCCAACCTCGTCACTGCGGACGAGATCAAAGTCAGTTGACGTCTCTTTCGTTAGATTTCGCGATTAAcgttattagtaatttattgttaccCGAAATGATTTGTGTGGATAACACGATCTCTTTTCTATTCCAGGTAATAGAGGGTGAGATCAGAAAATCGGTGGACGATGCCATGAAAGCTGCCAAGAATGACAAGGAGATTCCGCTGAGCGAACTCACTGCCGACATTTATGCGAATTGCCTAGAGAAGGAGATTCGAAACACGACACCCTTCAATCCTTTATCGCACGCCAGACTAGGGCCAGCCATAAATGCTTAAAACTGCTCAAAGATTGTTTTcctaaaatattgtatattttacagtCACGTGCCACATCCTCAATGTTCATAGACCTACAAATTAGTTGTATAGAGATGTACGTACCGCACACGATTCTTTAATTCGAGGatgtatattatttcgttGAAGGGGAGAACTGATATTGCCGAAACAGATTAATTCGAGTGCAACCATTGCGCACCGATATTAATCTCAATGCTCcacgacgcgcgcgcgtaaccCGTTTGTTCTTCGAGGAACTTCCTGATATGGTGCGCACTAGTGTTATAAGTTACACTAGTTACGGTCAAACAATggatctgttttctattgctgaactagTTCAGAGTTGTATCTTTTTTACCCCACATTGGAAGGAAAAGATAcaactctgaactagtgcagctagttcagcaatagaaaatagatccaaaatatacttgtctcaCTCTAATTTATTGCACCAATTCAGGAAGTCCCTCCTAGGAAAAGAACAGACGGAACATTTTGCGTTACAATCCAATGCTAAAGAGAAGATCcatttttttgataatttgggaaattaaatttatttatagtttaatttattttgagtgCGAGTTATCATGAAAATAGGATCTTTTACGGTACAACGTGCGCCTAAGACCTGAGCTATTTGTTaatgtgttaataaaaaaaataaatctaaaaaaaaaataaaaatttcttttaatttccgttataaaaaaataagtcacTTGGTTGTGGGAAGAATGAATTTATCGTGCATTTTTGAATGGTGATTGGTTGCGAGATCTCGAGAgatcgagaaagaaagaagcatCGAACGTGTCGACCGGTCGATATCGAACGTCGGCCTGGTCGGCCATATCTCTCTAGTGGCGAACAGGTACACGCTTAACCAAGGCTACGCGCTCCGTCTTGTGTCGAAGGATAGTTTGTTTccgcgaggaaaaaaaatggcCCGAATTACCGCCGTGAAGGAATATCTCGAGAAGACGTTGAGGGACGAGAGCAAGTCATGGACAAAGATGTTCGTCTTCGCGGAGGCGAAGACCGGCATCGATCGGCTGTACATTTTTGTCGGTGAGTCGCCGGACGATTACACGCTGATTTTCCAGTCATTCTTATTGATTGGCCGGCTCGGCCGCAGGCATTTAGATAATTATTCAGCCTTTATGCTAATGCGCTCTCGCGGCTCCTCGAAACTCGTTATCGCGCGCTCGCGTTACGCAACGCGAATGTGTCTACCTTTTTTCCCCCCCTATTTTTTACGTTAACGCCACGTTTCTTtctcgaataaatatttcggaGCTCTTTCCGAAAATCTGCAACCTGTTGATCTTTGTCGTACAATCGCATGACGGTATCCGGAATATCCTGTATTTTCTGTCTATTTGCGTAAAAATTCCCGTAAACAGCAGtacgttaaatttaattaggaGTAGGGGCCGATTTCATcgtctccgattaacttgatcctccgattaaactcactcttcgtctctttctaagagGGAAGtcagaaagagatgaagagtgagtttGATGGGAGGATCGAGTTAATCAGAGACGGCGAAATTGGCCCCTCTATTCTCAGAAAGACTacgttattattgttattatttttgttatttactaTTGATAGGATCATTGATGCTGCTGGCTTTATACTTGGTGTTTGGATTGGGACAACAGCTAGTGTGTAATATAGTTGGTTTTGTTTATCCCGCATACCAATCTATGAAGGCTTTGGAAAGCCCCAAGAAAGAGGACGACACAAAATGGCTTACTTATTGGGTCGTTTTTGCCATATTTACTATAATAGAATTCTTTTCTGAATATATCGTCTGCTGGTTTCCGGTTTACTGGCTGTTCaaggtataaattttaaagacacattaatgtccatttctatcaatgtagattaattttGATCTTGGTTTCCctgatggaaatattttgttgaaaGTGCTGTGAAATcgatgaaaattgaaataaaagttattgaaaaatatatttcatatattttaaaataaataaattatccttATGAATTGTAATACTGTGAAATATAAGGAAAGTTAaatcccagatagcacagtgACAATTAATTCCGTCATAATGACGTTAGAGACGGCATTATGACGGAGttaatacgtcatttgacgtcactgtgctatctgggattATACTAATGAAaagtaatacattttttgaaatatgagaatatcataaaattaactaaatttgactaaaaattgaatttttactgAATATTGATAGAATAGTAATGAAATGGGATCAATTGAgagagaatttaaaatatatttcagtaaaatttattattatattttcagtaaaatatttccgtcaaggttaacttactttttatgtttttctaaCTCttggaattagaaaaagataaaaagtaagttaaaccagGATTAAAATTAACCTGCATTAATAGAAATGAATACAAGTCTTAAAGATAGACCCTGCCATGgtcaaatattgataaatttatgaatttgtGTATGCAGTGTATATTCTATGTATGGTTGATGGCGCCAACCGAGTACAACGGTTCCTTGATTCTATATCGCCGAGTCATCCGTCCAAAGTTTATACAGTATCAACCTGGATTAGACAGACTGTTGTCCAATGCACGTGATACAGGTAAGGCGATTatcttatcaaaaaataatctgGCTTCCCTAATACTACGCACATGTCTGCCAGaggaatatttatttgcgaATATCAATCAAAGcagaaatataaagatatattactTTTGTAGCAGTCAAGACTGCAGCGGGAGCATTGCTGACCAATAAGGAAGATTAATGAAGCTATAAATTGAACATAATAGAAAGTCCATTTGTGTCTTTCCCTTTACTCATTCCTagcagagagagagcgtgGATTTTATGCTTTACCGAATATTATTGAGCGTTGTTACATTAACGACTACAAAGATGAAGAAAATGCCAAAcgaatagaaattttaaatatcctAGATACAATAAGCAACTGTCAAGTGAATCAGGGAAAATCAAAGTTGTCCAAAATTGTGAATAGATAACGAATACGAAGGATGcacgaatgaaaaaaaagtctCCCtctgaaaataaatcatttatagTATAATAGCCTGGTTTCACAGAATTACGGAATAGTGTTGTTAGAAACACAGTTTCAGCATTGaaataacgttttattttcagataagCTCGGCTTATCGTTTATAGTAATTCCGAGCCAACTGAAAATTTGGAATGTTTTTGTACAATAGGATAGACTGGCCACGTGTGTCTGCCATTTGCGTAATCATTGATGATATACATGTGTTAGAATACTTTACTTTTAGAGGAAAGAGTTTCACCAACATTAAACTTTCTAATTACctgatttaattctttattttttctaaattatttactcaatatcaattatacaataataatatgtcgagtttttattttaaaatatttgcggTGTTAATCTGAAATGAATAAGATGTTGGTGAAACCAGTTTTTACCGCGTATGTTTTACTAGGTAAGTTTATCAGGCATTGTTGATAAGAAGCTGGTAAGGATGAttgaaatacttaaaattaGCAAAGATCCAAGATAATCGGAAacgatatatgatatattcaGATACGTAAAGATACCTCGATAAATCTaactaaaaatttgaaatcttTGATGACCATTGTTGCCATCTAATTGTTATATCGCGATAAGGCGAGAGTTCTGAGATAAATCAGAAATTATGCCTTCTAGTTAGTTCACGAGTCGTCAATGAAACGACACGCACAATTAGCTTaaatttgtacattatatatgtgAGATTGCATCGTAACTTGCATGCGATTGTCTTCTTCtgtttatattctatataaaagaatatagtaTAGTCTACCAACATCCTCAAATAGCTTCGACTTTGAAATAATAGAGACAAGCTTAGGATATTGTGTATATTGCTCAAATTAAACCGTCTTGTACAAGTTAATAACCACCTTGTCCGACCAAGTCGGTGTGTTACATTTGTAGATTCTATGAAAATCTAAGGGCATTTTTCCATGTCTTTTTTCCATCACTTTTAAAATTCGTCATATGGTTATACCGATTGTTACCGAGAGGATGATATTACgggttttaaataaaattgtaaatttagaGGTATTGACCAAAATTATAAACCACTATACACGCACtgcaataaatatgtttttattttatacacttcctcttttcttcctctttttttcttcttttttcttttccgctGATAACTGACATCATTCACAAACGGAAATCGATTTCCTGTAATGAGCTCCTGTGAAAATCCCAAATGATTGTATACAGCAGCTTCATTAAATAgtaaaagcaaaataattaaaataatttaatcctGAAGAGCgcaaataaatgtacatataagcGCACAATACTAAGTTCCCGTAAATCAAATTATGACAAAATGAATTATTCGTTtcagaaatacatattttatcaaatataaattcaaaattatttgtcgATATTTAGAATTACGAAtaggaaatttaatattgatcaATTTCAGTTGAATAGGATTGTTGTGCTCTTTAGGAttgaaattcataaaaaatgtaaagaaattacatttcgTTGAAGTGGAATTTCTCTGCAGTCAATGCGAGCTTCCTTATATGACGAATAGTGGACGCAGCTGCAATCTGCACCTCTGGATCGTCCGAACCCACCAAACGCAATACGTGCTGGTTGAAAATTCCATCAACATTTTCAGAATTTAATTAGGATTTTCGAAAAGCAGAGAAAATGTAATGTATCGTCTCGGTATATTGAaccgataataataatataattaatcaaattgtgTGAAAAAGATGTAACTCTAGATATCTggacttttttattatttttatcgaacaTTCTAATGAAATTATCTCTATTGAAGATATCTTTATCGgttcatattaaaatattataaacatttataacacTAAATTAATATGACTTACAAATgtttatgagaaaataaatttttagataaaacatattcttttttgaactttaaaaattttgagatttcGTAGAGTTATGCTTTAATATCAAACAACTGTTAATATTATGCACGTATGCAAAAACGCAAGCTCCTAATTATACCTTGATAACGCCGCAGGTGTGCATGGTCACGCAATTTAAGGGCTCCTTGCTCAAATGGTACACGGCAATGCAAACACCCTTCAACACGTCCTTGTTCTTGCTGATCATGTAATTAACGAGCGGCGCGACAGCGTTCAGTTTGCCGAATTCATAACTGTTCCGATCCCAATCGCAGCAATAGGCTATCGCCAATGTCAGATTAGCGCGCAAATTCTCATCGTCCTTAAAAAAGAAGTCATTCCATTATCGCGCAGATGtttcgattaaaaatatttaataggcagtaaaatatttaaatgcggCTATTTCATGGGGAAAAAACGGAGTAAACTGTTaagtatcattattattaatttgataaaaaagatttGAGGAATTATATAAGAAGCATATGCCAACAAGCGcggattatattttattccgtATGTTTACCAAAAAAAGTTTaccaaaaaaagtttaaattgtGTAAATGCTATTCTGCGAGtatattaactattatatattgtcaTATCTTCCATGAAGCAGCCGTgcaaattaagtaaaaaaaaaaaaattatcgttgtATTAAGCAGCGATGAACCAACAGTTTCCACGAGGGCAGCCAGTTTTTTCACGACGCCGTGATCCGTCAGGATACCCAGGTTTTCAGGATCGGTAGCGATCTCCGCGATCATCGCGCAGACCGCGCTGAGCACTTCCGTGTCCTTGCTCTCCAGGAGGCTGACCGTGAGCTCCAGGCCGCCCACGAAGGCACGCACCATTTCCGGCGAGTCCTTGGAGTGCCGTATGCAGGGTACCAGAGCGAGGCAGGCGTTACGCTTGATGACATCGCTGGGGTGCTTTAGCAGGGACCAAACTAATCGCACGCCGTCCAGCCGATGCTCCGGGTCGTTGATAATGTCCATGCATCTCTCATCGACGGCGCACTCTTTCAGCACCAACGGCACGTTCTCCAGTAATGGCTCGTACGTGGCGCTCAACAATCTAATCTGCAAAGGTCTCTGAAGTATTCATTCTGCGGTATCGCCAATACCAGAGGATAACGAGGAAACATTGATCGTCGCGAGGATGGCGTGGCGCACGTTAACTCGATTAATCGTCGGGAGCCGGTACTCGCAAACACCCTCCGATGCGCAATCCAATTTTCGCCTCATTTGGAAATTATCTCTCATATAAACGCGAATGGGATAATTAAACGTAAATGGATCAACGCACAGCGATATTCcagtaacaaaattaataattgttattaaattattaacatacaCGATGAGAATTCATCTAATAATTGTTCGAGGATTGTTATAAAAGAATCACGACTATcggttttattatttcaaccTAAATGCCGGGAGGGATCTCTTTCTGtctatatcaatataattcgTCCTTTCTTGGATATGATATTCAAGTCATTAGTACATGTAAAATGATTTCATGtctaagtatatatttaaatacataaaaattatcttttattcgaaaaaaaaaaaaaaaatgattctcCATGACGTCACATCTTTGAGACCATCAACATATGTATGTGTTTATTCCCTCTTATAATCCCAATGTATAAAGCATACAGAGTTTGACAAGAGAAGCAAAGTTCGATCCGGCagcagagagagaagaaaaccAGAGACAGAACTACAGAAGTGTATTTCCGACTTTGAACGGTCTTTACCAGTTTCGGTAGACCCTCGTTAGTTCTCAAGATGTCCCTGTTAGCGGAATCCTTACAGCACTCGGCAAGGCCGCCCACGACGTTAGCCAACACCCGCTCGTCCTCGTTTTCCTCGAGCAGAGGCACCAACGACGCCACGAGGTCGTTCTGATTGAACCTCATTATGTTCTCCGGACTGATGGCGCATTTCCAAATACCGCCAGTGACAGCGGCTAGCAGACGCTTGTTGGCGTGTACCTCGTCGCTCTGCACGAGTTTGCAAAGTGGATCCAGGCCACCGGCTCGACGCACCATCGTTCGAGTTTCCCGATTCGAGGCGCACTTGAAGATGGCCAGGGCGGAGTTCTCCTTCAGCTTCGTGTTGTCGTTCTTCAAATGTCGTACCAAATCGTTGATGATGCCCACTCGCTCAAACGCCTCCCTGAAAACATTCTGCACACACGCACGACTCAAATACGACACCAACTATaggaaaatatttgtaatgaaaatttgaaaatgagTTGTCgaactaattataattatttaataaatgcgATAGTGGATTTTGAATAATTGTAATCACAATATCGATGtctgatatttaaatttcacgatatttaatttgttttttattattaatacggTAATATTATATGATCATTTTTAACGGTccattttcataatttaattttatgtatttttcaaatcaattaatatcattttcatAGACAGATAATTATGTTATCTTAATTAATACTGTTAACAGATAGAGAAAAGAATTCAATAAACCAGATCAGCGCACTGCTGTACGACGCCCATCGTGGGTACGATCAGCTGAGTGTGTTTCGATCTCAGGAAACGCGACATCAAACGAACGACGCCGTGTTGGCGAAGTTCCTCCTTGACCTTCGGACTACTGCCCAAGGAATCTAAGACCTTGGCGCAGCCTATAGCGACGGCCACGAGTTCTTTGCTAGCCTCGCTCAATTCGTCGTACGACCGGCGGAGAACCTCGTCCGGCACATCCATTACGTCCAGCTGTCGAATCAAAATTTGAGAGTCAATAAATTGTTACGCTGGCCacattgagaaaaaatatatttaaatgttaaatatactgTATGCGAAGCAAGAGTCTTGGAGACGGACTCATTCGTcatatgtccatttctactgcaatgtagattaactttttatctctttcttacaactagaaaaagataaaaagcaTTGCCAAgttaaagagataaaaattaatctgcattgatagaaatgaatattatttgaataattgcaACAAGGTAACTTACTATGAGCGGTATTCCACCGCGAATTCTGATCTGTTTTCTAGCCTTTCTGACTCGAGCTATAATGGCCATTGTTTCGGCTGCCAAAatctgagaaaataaaaaattattactatacaTTATTATAGTACAATAAAACGAAGAAACAATAACTGCTCTAAAAAGACAGGATTTTTGGGATCTCAAATTGTTGAAttttattggtttaaattaatagaattctAAACTAAGCACGGAGCGCATAAGCCGATAAAATCGGAGGAGTTATTGTAATAAGGGTCAATGAACAACCTGGATATCTCTAGCGGGATGCTTCAGCATTTGGATCAATGGCGTCGTGATGTCCAAGTCGATTAAATATCGTTTCATATCCGTGGAAGTCGCGATTTGCAGTAGGACCGACAACGAGCCGTTCTGACATTTGATGTCACTCGTTTCGAGAAGATTTACTAGAACTTCGAGACCGCCCATTTCTTGGATAGCTTTCTGTATGATCTGCACCACGAACAAGTTTGAACCATGCGGATACGAGACAGACagattatttcaaattaaagaagtaaaaaattgaCAAGTAAAGCGGAAGAATAAGCCTATGCACAGAATTATTCATCTTGTTATATAAATAGCTCTCctgatattttttcttgcagtctaacatataaaatgataaGTTTTATAACGAACCTTATCGGTGAGATCGTAATCCTTCAGTAAACACAAGGATACCATAGTAGCGGTCTGGTTGCCGGCCTTCATGTACTTGATGAGCTTCTGTATGTGCCAGAATTCGGAAGGCACTTCCGGGTGATCTTCCTGAAGATACCTGGCTTCTTCCTCGCTCTCGGACTCCGGCTCGTCGTCCGAGCTCTCCTCCTCGGCTTTCTCGCTGACAAGACGAATTCGAGGTCCATAGGGTTCACCGGTAAGCAAGGACACCTGTTTCGGAGGCTCCGGCTCAGCTGTCTCCGTGACTTCTGGCTCCGATCTACAGAAACAGACCTAATATCGCTTAGTCCTACATCTCAATTTcgtcttatttatttttggaaagGTATTCCAAATTCTCACTCCACTTTTCCGAAAAACAGTAAAgtttggaaaaatattaatcttgtCTAAAAATTACTATGCCAtctacaaattattacattgtaaataactataataattaaaaagtcaaaGGTAACGAAAACATAACTGGATTTATAGGACGATTCGTCTCCACGTGAATAATTCGTGTTCGTTCGCTTACTCAGAATGTTCCAACTCTTGCACAGCCTCTTTCTTcggcgcgctctctctcttcttcttcggaGGCATCTTTCGCAGCGGGCATTAAGTTCGCGGTAAACTCTCTCCCAAAGGGAAGTCCTTTTCTCATCAGAAAATATTCGTTTTCGGACTCGAAACACCTTTGACCATCCCCGTACGCTGGTACAGCGAACTATCGATCAAACAATTACCGCCAATTTCGCTGCCCCGCTGAAAATAACGGAACTTTAACGCTTATCGGGGGAAAAAAGAACAGAAACGAAATAGTAATCGTTTTTTCGATATGCATCGCTATCGCGCTGTCTGAAGTAAATCATTTACACGTCAGTGTCCATTTGGCTATATGATTTAGCGAATATCATCTTCGCAAAATTTTCAGTTATTTTCAAAGGGCGCATGGAAAATGTCGCGTAAATTATTGACGACCTGCTGACGGGGATTTATATAGAACAATAAAACATCCCTTTCGCGAAATTTGTTCGACCACGAAGCGACCGATCCGGAAAGAAGATTCGTAGGTATGGAGACGAGCGAAATCTCGTCAAACGAATTCGGGCTTGGCGAGAGCGACACGGCGATCTTCGCGAAGATATGTGCCGTCCGAAGAAGCTGAGGAAACGACACGAGGTGGAATCACGACGTGGTGACATGAACAAATGTTCGTCGTGCATATATACGCGTCTCCCTTCGCCCTTATCCTACTCATGCTCTCGTTATGTGCCTGGCTCGGCGTCTGCCGATGGGGATTCGGCTACAATCTGAAAGACCGAGaagtaattgttattaaattataaaaaagaatcaagCTCGTGCGTTTTGAAACATAAACCAAATATACACAAATAAAACGtctctatgtatttttaagCATGTCtaaaaaatgtctttaaaATGTCTCTTAGATACGTGtatgtctaaaagatgtctCAGAGATGTTTTTAAGATGTCTTTTTAGACATGCGCGCTGTCTGGATTTGAATTTAACATCTCTCGATTGCTCATTTATTGGCTTTTGAACTTTCTACATTACTCTCCTatatatgttttgttttttgGACCCTCAGAGTGTATATACGTGGGTCTGACATGTTCGACTCTATTTTTCCCTAAtaccttaaagtattttaaaaaaaatctgaaaaaattcatgaaacatctgtttacattgtaattgacgattttatagtcattttgatgaacatcgtttatttcatattttctggcaggcttgcaagttttacagttacgagATGTTATTTTGGCTTGGACGCCGTAGACCCATGTAAACAGACGGAGggttaattattgttaattatcattattatatattttagagtTGCATGATTAGAGTACGAGATTCTCGACAGAGACCTCCGCGTGTGTAACGCTCGTCTCTATTTTCTAGATCGCTCATTGCCTGGTGGTCTATTTTGTCATTATCACGTTATTGAACGTCGTATTTCTGGGGCATATACGATTGTTCTACGATTACCCGCCGGAGACGGCCGGCAATTAATCAGGTGATAAtcaggtaaaaaaaaaggcagCGCCATGACGTCAGTTGTTGACTAATCGGCCGCTAGATGGTGCTACC
This sequence is a window from Temnothorax longispinosus isolate EJ_2023e chromosome 11, Tlon_JGU_v1, whole genome shotgun sequence. Protein-coding genes within it:
- the LOC139822146 gene encoding probable pyruvate dehydrogenase E1 component subunit alpha, mitochondrial isoform X2, whose translation is MIPSCLRNVAAPLSRRNVASFFLSKKNNYATEASFETKPFRLHKLDQGPSTQVTVTRDDAIELFKKLHTIRRMETAAGNLYKEKIVRGFCHLYSGQEACAVGMKAAMRSQDAVITAYRAHGWTYLMGIDVFGVFAELTGRQGGNAKGKGGSMHMYSKNFYGGNGIVGAQVPLGVGIAFAQKYLNNGGVCLTLYGDGAANQGQVFEVYNMAKLWDVPCIFVCENNGYGMGTSVERAAASTEYYTRGDYIPGIWVDGMDVLAVREATKFAIDHCTSGKGPIVMETVTYRYSGHSMSDPGTSYRTREEVQEVRQTRDPLTSFKERILNANLVTADEIKVIEGEIRKSVDDAMKAAKNDKEIPLSELTADIYANCLEKEIRNTTPFNPLSHARLGPAINA
- the LOC139822146 gene encoding probable pyruvate dehydrogenase E1 component subunit alpha, mitochondrial isoform X1, whose translation is MIPSCLRNVAAPLSRRNFGSWNEVASFFLSKKNNYATEASFETKPFRLHKLDQGPSTQVTVTRDDAIELFKKLHTIRRMETAAGNLYKEKIVRGFCHLYSGQEACAVGMKAAMRSQDAVITAYRAHGWTYLMGIDVFGVFAELTGRQGGNAKGKGGSMHMYSKNFYGGNGIVGAQVPLGVGIAFAQKYLNNGGVCLTLYGDGAANQGQVFEVYNMAKLWDVPCIFVCENNGYGMGTSVERAAASTEYYTRGDYIPGIWVDGMDVLAVREATKFAIDHCTSGKGPIVMETVTYRYSGHSMSDPGTSYRTREEVQEVRQTRDPLTSFKERILNANLVTADEIKVIEGEIRKSVDDAMKAAKNDKEIPLSELTADIYANCLEKEIRNTTPFNPLSHARLGPAINA
- the LOC139822149 gene encoding receptor expression-enhancing protein 5 isoform X2, with product MARITAVKEYLEKTLRDESKSWTKMFVFAEAKTGIDRLYIFVGSLMLLALYLVFGLGQQLVCNIVGFVYPAYQSMKALESPKKEDDTKWLTYWVVFAIFTIIEFFSEYIVCWFPVYWLFKCIFYVWLMAPTEYNGSLILYRRVIRPKFIQYQPGLDRLLSNARDTVKTAAGALLTNKED
- the LOC139822149 gene encoding receptor expression-enhancing protein 5 isoform X1; translated protein: MARITAVKEYLEKTLRDESKSWTKMFVFAEAKTGIDRLYIFVGSLMLLALYLVFGLGQQLVCNIVGFVYPAYQSMKALESPKKEDDTKWLTYWVVFAIFTIIEFFSEYIVCWFPVYWLFKCIFYVWLMAPTEYNGSLILYRRVIRPKFIQYQPGLDRLLSNARDTAVKTAAGALLTNKED
- the Gudu gene encoding armadillo repeat-containing protein gudu isoform X1 — translated: MPPKKKRESAPKKEAVQELEHSESEPEVTETAEPEPPKQVSLLTGEPYGPRIRLVSEKAEEESSDDEPESESEEEARYLQEDHPEVPSEFWHIQKLIKYMKAGNQTATMVSLCLLKDYDLTDKIIQKAIQEMGGLEVLVNLLETSDIKCQNGSLSVLLQIATSTDMKRYLIDLDITTPLIQMLKHPARDIQILAAETMAIIARVRKARKQIRIRGGIPLILDVMDVPDEVLRRSYDELSEASKELVAVAIGCAKVLDSLGSSPKVKEELRQHGVVRLMSRFLRSKHTQLIVPTMGVVQQCADLNVFREAFERVGIINDLVRHLKNDNTKLKENSALAIFKCASNRETRTMVRRAGGLDPLCKLVQSDEVHANKRLLAAVTGGIWKCAISPENIMRFNQNDLVASLVPLLEENEDERVLANVVGGLAECCKDSANRDILRTNEGLPKLIRLLSATYEPLLENVPLVLKECAVDERCMDIINDPEHRLDGVRLVWSLLKHPSDVIKRNACLALVPCIRHSKDSPEMVRAFVGGLELTVSLLESKDTEVLSAVCAMIAEIATDPENLGILTDHGVVKKLAALVETDDENLRANLTLAIAYCCDWDRNSYEFGKLNAVAPLVNYMISKNKDVLKGVCIAVYHLSKEPLNCVTMHTCGVIKHVLRLVGSDDPEVQIAAASTIRHIRKLALTAEKFHFNEMSSLQEIDFRL
- the Gudu gene encoding armadillo repeat-containing protein gudu isoform X2; the encoded protein is MKAGNQTATMVSLCLLKDYDLTDKIIQKAIQEMGGLEVLVNLLETSDIKCQNGSLSVLLQIATSTDMKRYLIDLDITTPLIQMLKHPARDIQILAAETMAIIARVRKARKQIRIRGGIPLILDVMDVPDEVLRRSYDELSEASKELVAVAIGCAKVLDSLGSSPKVKEELRQHGVVRLMSRFLRSKHTQLIVPTMGVVQQCADLNVFREAFERVGIINDLVRHLKNDNTKLKENSALAIFKCASNRETRTMVRRAGGLDPLCKLVQSDEVHANKRLLAAVTGGIWKCAISPENIMRFNQNDLVASLVPLLEENEDERVLANVVGGLAECCKDSANRDILRTNEGLPKLIRLLSATYEPLLENVPLVLKECAVDERCMDIINDPEHRLDGVRLVWSLLKHPSDVIKRNACLALVPCIRHSKDSPEMVRAFVGGLELTVSLLESKDTEVLSAVCAMIAEIATDPENLGILTDHGVVKKLAALVETDDENLRANLTLAIAYCCDWDRNSYEFGKLNAVAPLVNYMISKNKDVLKGVCIAVYHLSKEPLNCVTMHTCGVIKHVLRLVGSDDPEVQIAAASTIRHIRKLALTAEKFHFNEMSSLQEIDFRL